The stretch of DNA GCTCATGCCGCCGTTGCGCATCATGACGGCGAAATAGCGGTGCACGCCGTTGAACGGAACGACGTGCTCGATACACTTGCTGCGAAAGCCCTTGCTTCCGCAGCCCGCGTCGCGAATGCCGTCTTTCAGGATGCGCTGGCGCGCGCCGTTCCCAATCTTGCTCGATAGTTTGCGCACAAGCGAATCCTGCCGGTTGGCGCGGTAACCGCAGACGCAGTCGTAGTCTTTCAGCAACTCGAGCATCGTCGGAAAGTCGCGGGGATCGTTCTGCAAGTCGCCGTCAAGCGTCAGAATATAGTCGCCTTTCGCGCGGCGCATGCCCGCTACCAACGCCGCGGACTGGCCCCGGTTTTTGACCAGATGTATTGGACGCACACGCGGGTTCTTGGCCTGCTCCGCGTCAATGCGCGCACGCGTGCCATCCGTGCTGCCGTCGTTGACGAACAGGCACTCGTAATCATAATCCGGCATGCCCGCAAAGACTTCCGCGACGCGCTCCGACAGCGGCGCCACGTTGTCCTCTTCGTTATAGAAGGGCACCACAACGGATACCAACGGTTTCATGAATCGGCCCACCTCGACGAAAGAGATAGTATAGCGAAATGTCAGGGCCGGGCGGAAATTGATTGGGCCGTCCGACGACGAGTAGAGCGCGTCATGAAACCCTGCTATAGTGTCGAAATTCCACTTGACCAGTTGGGGAGCGCCATGCAATCCGATCAATCCATAGCGTATGCACGCGATAATCATGATCGTTTTCTGAACGAGTACCGGGAGTTTCTGCGGCTCGAAAGCGTATCGACGCTTCCGGAGCACAAAGACGATGTCGCGCGCACGGCGATGTGGGTGGCGGACCAATTGCACCTCGCGGGCGTCGGGCACGTCGCCATTATGCCGACCGATGGGCATCCGGTCGTCTACGGCGAATCGAAGGGACCGGAAGGCGCGCCGGTGATGCTGGTGTACGGGCACTACGATGTACAGCCCGCGGACCCATTGAACGAATGGCACTCGCCGCCGTTCGAGCCGGAAATCCGCGACGATTACATCTACGCGCGTGGCGCGTCGGACATGAAAGGCCAAATCTTCGCACACATCAAGGCAGTCGAGGCGCTGTCGAAACAGGGCCCGTTGCGGTTCACGCTGAAGTACGTGATTGAAGGCGAAGAGGAGATCGGGTCGCCGCACCTCGGCGCGTTTATTGACGAGCACCGCGACTTGCTGAAATGCGATTTTGTGTGCAACTGCGACGCGGGCATCCACGAGAAGGACGTGCCGGCGATTACGTATGGTCTGCGCGGATTGGCGTATTTCGAATTGACGCTGCGTGGGCCGGGAAAGGACCTTCACAGCGGCTTGTTCGGAGGTTCGGTCCACAATCCGGCGCAGGCATTGTGCGAGCTGATCGCGGGCATGCATGACGCGGACGGGCGCGTGACGCTGCCGGGTTTCTACGACAAGGTGCGGGCGCTTGATGCGGACGAACGCGCGGAAATAGCGCGTCTCCCCTACTCCGACGACGACTGGAAGGAAATGACCGGCGCGCCGGCGCTGTGGGGCGAAAAGGGATTCAGCACGCTCGAACGCATCGGCGCGCGGCCAACGCTCGAAGTAAATGGGATGGTCAGCGGATTCACGGGCGAGGGATCGAAAACGGTGTTGCCGGCGAAAGCAATGGCGAAAATCTCGACGCGGCTCGTTGCCGATCAAGAACCCTCGGACGTGTACGATCAATTGTGCGCGTATCTCAAACAGCGCTGTCCGAAGACCGTGACGTGGGACGTGACAGAACTTACTCACGGCAAAGGCGCGATCATGAATCGCAAGACGCCGGCGATGGCCGCGGCGTCCGAAGCGTTGAAGAAGGTTTACGGCAAGGACCCCATCTTTAAGCGCGAAGGCGGCAGCGTTCCCATAGTGGCCATGTTGCAGGACAAGCTGGGGGTCGATTCGGTGATGCTTGGGTTCGCGCTGCCGAGCGACGGCATCCACGGCCCGAACGAGAAGCAGTACCTGCCGAATTTCTTCCGCGGCATCGAGGCGTACATTCACTTCATGGCGGGATTGGCCTAGATGGCCTCGAACGAAGACGCACCTGCGCCACCGGCGTCGTCCTGGCGCGACCTGTACCGATTGGAGGACTGGTGGGCAGTCTGGCTCGGTCTGCTCATGTTTGCGGCCGCCGGGCTTGGCATTGTGACGTCCGTCCCCAAGCTTCCGAAGTGGCAATGGGGCGAATTCGGTTCGGCATTCTCCGCGTCGATTGTGTTGCCGTTGATCGCGCTGGCGGCGGGCTTGGGTCTTCTGTATTTCGTCATAATCTCGCTGATCGATCGCGGGAGGGCGAAGTCTTTTCTGTTTGGATTTGGCATCGTATTCCTTGTTGCGTGCGCGGCGTTCCTGATCGCGAACGAAGCGTCCATGACTTACTACGACATCCCCTATGTGTTCTGGGCGTTGGCCATTGGCATGCTGATCAGCAACACGTTCGGCACCCCGGCGTGGCTGGGGAGTGCGGCGCGCACGGAGTTTTACATCAAGACAGGCCTGGTGCTGTTCGGCGCGGAGATACTTTTCGGCAACATCTGGTCGTTTGGCGCGTACGGTGTCGCCATTTCCTGGCTCGTCGCGCCGACGGTGATCGTGATGATGTGGCTGTTCGGCACGCGCTGGTTGAACATGGGCAACAAGCCACTGGTGATGGTGCTCGCGGCGGAGACTGCGGTTTGCGGCGTGTCCGCGGCGATTGCGACAGGCGCGGCGTGCAAGGCGAAGAAGGAAGACCTGACCGTCGCGGTGGGCATCGGCCTCATCTTCACGGTAATCATGATGGTCACCATGCCGCCCATCGCGAAGTGGTTTGGGATGGATGCGCTGCTCGCGGGCGCGTGGCTCGGCGGCACCATCGACGCAACCGGCGCAGTGGTTGCGGCAGGCAAAGCGATGGGCGGGCAAGCGGAAGCCGCGGCGGCAATCGTCAAGATGATTCAGAACCTGCTGATCGGCG from Candidatus Hydrogenedentota bacterium encodes:
- a CDS encoding glycosyltransferase family 2 protein; this translates as MKPLVSVVVPFYNEEDNVAPLSERVAEVFAGMPDYDYECLFVNDGSTDGTRARIDAEQAKNPRVRPIHLVKNRGQSAALVAGMRRAKGDYILTLDGDLQNDPRDFPTMLELLKDYDCVCGYRANRQDSLVRKLSSKIGNGARQRILKDGIRDAGCGSKGFRSKCIEHVVPFNGVHRYFAVMMRNGGMSIAECPVMHHPRKHGVSKYGIHNRLWRGIYDLIGVRWLSKRYVTFQVEGE
- a CDS encoding putative sulfate exporter family transporter encodes the protein MASNEDAPAPPASSWRDLYRLEDWWAVWLGLLMFAAAGLGIVTSVPKLPKWQWGEFGSAFSASIVLPLIALAAGLGLLYFVIISLIDRGRAKSFLFGFGIVFLVACAAFLIANEASMTYYDIPYVFWALAIGMLISNTFGTPAWLGSAARTEFYIKTGLVLFGAEILFGNIWSFGAYGVAISWLVAPTVIVMMWLFGTRWLNMGNKPLVMVLAAETAVCGVSAAIATGAACKAKKEDLTVAVGIGLIFTVIMMVTMPPIAKWFGMDALLAGAWLGGTIDATGAVVAAGKAMGGQAEAAAAIVKMIQNLLIGVVAFVVAIYWVSAVERDANARRPSLLEVWHRMPKFVIGFVLASLIASAFAKTDSGALVVKSITAQTKQLREWLFCLAFVSIGLESNLKDLAKQMTGGKPLVLYLFGQTANIVLTLIVAWLVLNGSFFPIPEDLVKP
- a CDS encoding dipeptidase; its protein translation is MKPCYSVEIPLDQLGSAMQSDQSIAYARDNHDRFLNEYREFLRLESVSTLPEHKDDVARTAMWVADQLHLAGVGHVAIMPTDGHPVVYGESKGPEGAPVMLVYGHYDVQPADPLNEWHSPPFEPEIRDDYIYARGASDMKGQIFAHIKAVEALSKQGPLRFTLKYVIEGEEEIGSPHLGAFIDEHRDLLKCDFVCNCDAGIHEKDVPAITYGLRGLAYFELTLRGPGKDLHSGLFGGSVHNPAQALCELIAGMHDADGRVTLPGFYDKVRALDADERAEIARLPYSDDDWKEMTGAPALWGEKGFSTLERIGARPTLEVNGMVSGFTGEGSKTVLPAKAMAKISTRLVADQEPSDVYDQLCAYLKQRCPKTVTWDVTELTHGKGAIMNRKTPAMAAASEALKKVYGKDPIFKREGGSVPIVAMLQDKLGVDSVMLGFALPSDGIHGPNEKQYLPNFFRGIEAYIHFMAGLA